One region of Termitidicoccus mucosus genomic DNA includes:
- a CDS encoding autotransporter-associated beta strand repeat-containing protein: MRAWLRMSCALALGVQSIPGDAAPLNIQDGVTLDLNGQEITFDYVTSATGSVLLFNGGTLSGAGSQTWSLNGLTDATVGASRLDAGSAGLWIGHQASGARMLIGGLGSVSSASGVIGDLAGDTGAVEVGGGGRWQNTGSLFVGRSGTGTLTITESGRVSDRNGYIGFDTGGSGAVTVGGSGYWQNTTNVLVGFQGHGALTIEGSGSVTGAAGVIGGTTGGTGEATVAGGGYWQATGGFTVGNYGTGTLTIKDNGRVDSGNGNIGLYAGGVGAVTVGGSGYWRNAAGLTVGNLGSGTLTIEDSGSVSSGNSNGNIGYEAGSAGAVTVGGGGLWQDTANLFVGRSGTGALTVEDNGRVSSGNSYIGHEAGSVGAVTVSGSGHWQNGSNFLVGNSGSGTLTIEDSGSVSTSGGGRIGAGSGGVGVVTVGGSGYWRNAGNLFVGDGGTGTLAIRESGSVTVGGAYAQNAASTLAIALSGTRGAFITAASGALAGTLAVSGFSGTVAAKAGELAGSVYTIIHAPGGITGDFASVDLGGAAASPVDYVTLAYGKANGGLDYNVGYALSWFSGGTYAHGAFTLGAGESFEVDVALGDTAANAAKGWDGRSLTKLGAGTLVLSASNGYSGTTSVLGGTLALTGSGRVSDSAGVIDGGAVATITGTSAEWRSRAFAVGQTGTGALLLGDRATLVTTGTVYPGDAVNKFRTHIGQEAGSEGVVTLTGSSTWVNTAFSGSIDSRLTVGTKGKGTLNVLDGSTVTTDRLILASADGSEGAVLISGTGSKISALVGDSTKSTVSVGFSGSARLVVENGGELNTNSTGVGGFILNEAPFLGVNRGHGEVLVTGTGSVWNLVGNQLLIGDGADGVVTIADGGRFSGSDANVVVIGMAGWFGPGLQTGGSSTSGTGALHVTGAGSEFALRGDIHVGRGGAYETSASGPPPAGVTGHGTLTVADGGSVRNGGGLYVALDQYSTGTVAVTDGSLATGAGVIGYGAGGRGAVSVSGSGFWQNTGDLTVGLYGTGTLAIEGGGSVANVNGFIGDYGTSAGVVTVGGSGLWQNTGDLTVGNSGTGTLAIGGGGSVTNNNNGFIGYDVGGVGAVTVSGSGLWQNTGDLAVGYFGTGTLAIEGGGSVANNNGYIGYDAGAVGAVTVGGSGYWQNTGSLTVGRSGTGTLAIRQSGSVSSSRGYIGYTAGAVGAVAVGGSGYWENTGLTVGYYGTGTLTIRESGSVSSGYGEIGYGYGAAGVVSVSGSGYWRNTSGITVGKGMLTIEDSGSVRSSGGWIGYNGLGAVTVSGSGYWQNSNDLSVGTSGTGTLTIEGSGSVRSSGNNYIGYGAGGHGAVTVGGNGLWQNSGRLLVGYNGTGTMTIADSGSVSNLVDSYIGYQAGSVGVVTVSGSGYWQNTDSLTVGRSGTGTLAIRDSGSVAVGGTYAQNAVSTLAVALSGTRGAFVTAAGGTLSGTLSLTGLAGGTAAAKASEVAGDSRVIIHTTSGLAGDFATVTGLPGSGVDYLTGHAGVAGTDYVVDYGLSWFAGGTYAHGVFTLGSGSSFEVDVALSDTAANAAKGWDGKSLAKLGDGTLILSAASTHSGTTLVGGGTLALADLQGAGAGDVLNHAVLDLAASGTFANTLGGTGTTVLSGTGVTVGGSNALFAGVWDVRGSGTMTARENLGAGGTAAVNLGGDLSLALGAGDYTFDHALAGTGTLAVSNSGAFAFGAATGTHFAGSVIVRGNTFALGGAGVPALSNATLVIGEGNATTVAAGTQRIGNLTLESGTLRFTLDDSGTAVAGLIDTGALHVGDTVIVVDTTAFGGNLLSLLQQDDGRDIQLVKSTSRTGAAAITGAQLVDQDGQQLGDATQRDIVQNSATTALGTYDFAATASGSGLYLGYELTHLHLLDNQTTLLDHDVSDLLKPGAAELHAVISGSGHLAVNADGSAGVITLTGSNSYTGATLVTGGTLKLGTGGALGRTSLLDLAAGAAADLNGQAQAIGAFSGSAGSALLVNGGSLGVDGALAHSGTIDLGAGALTAGTFDGRNGSTLDFAGGVATLAGGGTSAGALTGGGTLALAGGNLLVTVGNTALTASTTIAGSATATLQHVAGLGVGGALTADGRLIFAAAAGTNQNAIGGAGVVSATSAANVILGGNNANFSGTWAIAADSAFKAAGAASLGTGKVADSGTLVLGGTTNYELQITNEISGAGALVKEDANAVTISHGNTHSGGSRIESGTLALGHLAALGSGTVTNTAAATLALDASGTYANTTANAGLLEVNAAGVALAGDIGGSGTNRVAAGASATVSGVNTAFTGRWDIVGEMLVGGQDHLGGAATAVSGTLRIESGTLSAWAYANALSGGGVVAAGLSGGALSFAAATGTAFTGTVRLADTRLDFGDDATGALNEQALKNATVEAGAGSTVRLARSGTIGGLAMTGGTLALAMDGLEPAHAFKTGTLAVMSGSSKVVFENFASGTMTPGAPSLPPATNFLDQDGPGAGAVRLLAADTVAQEGQMAIVREDGSAIGAGQKIDYDGVVIASYDYAAFASATNAATGQGAGLYYDYLLTELDIQQGKTLTLDDAGAADTVLDARVTGSGHLQISATGAITLGNSANDYTGATLVAGGTLITGASGALGATSLLSLSSLASLDLNATAQTLGALDTAAGSTLALDTGTLAIVNGGTAAGALTGSGLLELQGGTLTVTAANPGLGAGIAIAAPATADLKHAGALGGGTIALDGTLKLDLAPAASGTFANALAGAGSLLKTGGGTAVIVTTNTGFTGAARVADGRLVLENLSALGAAPVSVDAGATLEYRNVGGAMGNVVSGPGTLAITTSGSFAIAHDNAVANVGLTGAAVYLGATGALGGSTASVVADAHSAIWLAVDNARLGATTLNGAKLGFVHSGSAFRKATLAGLAGDNATLVFNADFTGVSGLKGGGEVADHITITGGSAASAHTVEVNALGGLPGNGEAAIPLIADGGLAVYRLAGGRLDFGLMQFEFARGGEADSSLGLDPDQWYLFSTGLSDAADAIINTASILGKDWHYALDTLYLRLGEVRAEYLPAAGPVGPDLVSGREHTAASARPLANRGATQGRALQHAPTGNVWVRARGYHLTAGNELSGRGFEQYAYGVTAGGDKAFLAENSVNLVGGFVDMGRIDRDFDGADNTGGTGSVSVGLYGTWLHGNGWYADLVFKADRYKHSLDVRTAGGRTVSADYDSEAQGVSLELGRRLERGNGWWVEPAVRASVAWLNGASYRTSPENVALEVKVDASRAAQYRGAVRFGKRLRDSRWAPYGKFGMVKSDTDGGAIHAHDREFEPDYDGWRFEAGLGAGYLVNERSQVYFDYEYGKAANYERPWAFNLGYRRLW, translated from the coding sequence TTGCGCGCGTGGCTCCGGATGTCGTGCGCGCTGGCGCTCGGCGTGCAAAGCATCCCCGGCGATGCGGCGCCTCTCAATATCCAGGACGGCGTGACCCTGGACCTGAATGGGCAGGAGATCACGTTCGATTACGTCACCAGCGCGACCGGCTCGGTCTTGTTGTTCAACGGCGGCACGCTTTCCGGCGCGGGATCGCAGACCTGGTCGCTGAACGGCTTGACCGACGCGACCGTCGGCGCTTCGAGGCTCGACGCCGGCAGCGCGGGTTTATGGATCGGGCATCAGGCATCCGGCGCGCGGATGCTCATCGGCGGCCTCGGCTCGGTTTCGTCCGCCTCGGGTGTGATCGGCGACCTGGCGGGCGACACGGGCGCCGTGGAGGTGGGCGGCGGCGGCCGTTGGCAAAACACCGGCAGTCTTTTCGTGGGCCGTTCCGGCACGGGGACGCTGACCATCACCGAGAGCGGCCGCGTGAGCGACCGCAACGGCTACATCGGCTTCGATACAGGCGGCAGCGGCGCGGTCACCGTGGGCGGCAGCGGTTATTGGCAAAATACCACCAACGTTTTGGTGGGTTTCCAGGGCCATGGGGCATTGACCATCGAGGGCAGCGGCAGTGTGACCGGCGCCGCCGGCGTCATCGGCGGCACCACCGGCGGGACGGGTGAGGCGACGGTGGCTGGCGGCGGTTACTGGCAAGCCACCGGTGGTTTCACCGTGGGCAATTACGGCACGGGCACGCTGACCATCAAGGACAACGGGCGCGTGGACAGCGGCAACGGCAACATCGGCCTGTATGCCGGGGGCGTCGGCGCGGTCACCGTGGGCGGCAGCGGTTACTGGCGAAACGCCGCCGGCCTCACCGTGGGCAATCTCGGCAGCGGCACCCTGACCATCGAGGACAGCGGGAGCGTGAGCAGCGGCAACAGCAACGGCAACATTGGTTACGAGGCCGGGAGCGCCGGCGCGGTGACGGTGGGCGGCGGCGGCCTCTGGCAAGACACCGCCAATCTTTTCGTGGGCCGTTCCGGCACGGGCGCCCTGACCGTCGAGGACAACGGGCGCGTGAGCAGCGGCAACAGCTACATCGGTCACGAGGCCGGGAGCGTCGGCGCGGTGACGGTGAGCGGCAGCGGCCATTGGCAAAACGGCAGCAATTTCCTCGTGGGCAATTCCGGCAGCGGCACCCTGACCATCGAGGACAGCGGGAGCGTGAGCACCAGCGGCGGCGGCCGCATCGGTGCCGGCAGCGGGGGCGTCGGCGTGGTGACGGTGGGCGGCAGCGGTTACTGGCGAAACGCCGGCAATCTCTTCGTGGGCGATGGCGGCACGGGCACCCTGGCCATCCGCGAGAGCGGCAGCGTGACGGTGGGCGGCGCGTATGCCCAGAACGCCGCCTCCACGCTGGCCATTGCCCTGAGCGGCACGCGCGGGGCGTTCATCACCGCCGCCAGCGGCGCGCTGGCCGGCACGCTGGCGGTGAGCGGCTTCAGCGGCACGGTGGCGGCGAAGGCCGGCGAACTGGCCGGCTCGGTTTACACGATCATTCATGCCCCCGGCGGCATCACGGGTGATTTTGCCTCGGTCGATCTCGGCGGGGCCGCCGCCAGCCCGGTGGATTATGTCACGCTGGCTTACGGCAAGGCGAACGGCGGCTTGGATTACAATGTCGGCTATGCCTTGAGCTGGTTTTCCGGCGGCACCTATGCGCACGGCGCCTTCACGCTCGGCGCGGGCGAGAGCTTCGAGGTGGACGTCGCCCTCGGCGACACGGCCGCCAACGCCGCCAAGGGCTGGGACGGGCGCTCGCTGACGAAGCTCGGCGCGGGCACGCTCGTGCTGAGCGCGTCCAACGGCTACAGCGGCACGACCTCCGTGCTCGGCGGCACGCTCGCGCTGACCGGCTCGGGCCGCGTGAGCGATTCGGCGGGCGTCATCGACGGCGGCGCGGTCGCCACCATCACCGGCACGTCCGCCGAATGGCGCAGCAGGGCCTTCGCCGTCGGCCAGACCGGGACCGGCGCGCTCCTCCTCGGCGACCGCGCCACGCTCGTCACCACCGGCACCGTTTACCCGGGCGACGCGGTGAACAAATTCCGCACCCACATCGGCCAGGAGGCCGGTTCCGAAGGCGTGGTGACCTTGACCGGCTCCTCGACGTGGGTGAATACCGCCTTCAGCGGCAGCATTGATTCGCGTCTCACCGTCGGCACCAAGGGCAAAGGCACGCTCAACGTGCTCGACGGCTCGACCGTGACCACCGACCGCCTCATCCTCGCCTCGGCGGACGGCAGCGAGGGCGCGGTGCTCATTTCCGGCACCGGCTCGAAAATCAGCGCGTTGGTGGGCGATTCGACCAAGTCCACCGTGTCCGTGGGCTTTTCCGGCAGCGCGCGGCTGGTCGTCGAGAACGGCGGCGAGCTGAACACAAACTCGACCGGCGTCGGCGGTTTTATCCTCAACGAGGCGCCGTTTCTCGGGGTGAACCGCGGCCACGGCGAAGTGCTGGTCACCGGCACCGGCTCCGTCTGGAACCTGGTGGGCAACCAGCTCCTCATCGGCGACGGCGCCGACGGCGTGGTGACGATCGCCGACGGCGGACGCTTCAGCGGCAGTGATGCGAATGTGGTGGTTATCGGCATGGCGGGCTGGTTTGGCCCTGGCCTCCAGACCGGCGGCTCGTCCACCAGCGGCACAGGCGCGCTGCACGTGACCGGCGCCGGCTCGGAGTTTGCCCTGCGGGGCGACATCCATGTGGGCAGGGGCGGGGCGTATGAAACGTCGGCGTCTGGCCCGCCGCCCGCCGGCGTCACCGGGCATGGCACGCTCACCGTGGCGGATGGCGGCTCGGTGCGAAACGGCGGCGGGCTGTATGTCGCTCTCGACCAGTATTCCACCGGCACGGTGGCCGTGACGGACGGCTCCCTGGCCACCGGCGCCGGCGTCATCGGTTATGGCGCCGGCGGGCGCGGAGCGGTGAGTGTCAGCGGCAGCGGCTTCTGGCAAAACACCGGCGATCTCACCGTGGGCCTTTACGGCACGGGCACGCTGGCCATCGAGGGCGGCGGGAGCGTGGCCAACGTCAACGGCTTCATCGGCGACTACGGCACGAGTGCGGGCGTGGTGACCGTGGGAGGCAGCGGCCTCTGGCAAAACACCGGCGATCTCACCGTGGGCAATTCCGGCACGGGCACGCTGGCCATCGGGGGCGGCGGAAGCGTGACCAACAACAACAACGGCTTCATCGGTTACGATGTCGGGGGCGTCGGCGCGGTGACGGTGAGCGGCAGCGGCCTCTGGCAAAATACCGGCGATCTCGCCGTGGGCTACTTCGGCACGGGCACGCTGGCCATCGAGGGAGGCGGAAGCGTGGCCAACAACAACGGCTACATCGGTTACGATGCCGGGGCCGTCGGCGCGGTGACGGTGGGCGGCAGCGGCTACTGGCAAAATACCGGCAGTCTCACCGTGGGCCGTTCCGGCACGGGCACGCTGGCCATCCGCCAGAGCGGCAGCGTGAGCAGTAGCCGCGGCTACATCGGTTACACTGCCGGAGCCGTCGGCGCGGTGGCGGTGGGCGGCAGCGGCTATTGGGAAAACACCGGTCTCACCGTGGGCTATTACGGCACGGGCACGCTGACCATCCGCGAGAGCGGGAGCGTGAGCAGCGGCTACGGCGAGATCGGTTACGGTTACGGGGCCGCCGGCGTGGTGAGTGTCAGCGGCAGCGGCTACTGGCGAAACACCTCCGGCATCACCGTGGGCAAGGGCATGCTGACCATCGAGGACAGCGGGAGCGTGAGAAGCAGCGGCGGCTGGATCGGTTACAACGGGCTCGGAGCGGTGACGGTGAGCGGCAGCGGCTACTGGCAAAACTCCAATGACCTCTCCGTGGGCACTTCCGGCACGGGCACCCTGACCATTGAGGGCAGCGGGAGTGTGAGAAGCAGCGGCAACAACTATATCGGTTACGGTGCCGGCGGGCACGGCGCGGTTACGGTCGGCGGCAACGGCCTCTGGCAAAACAGCGGTCGTCTCCTCGTGGGCTACAATGGCACGGGCACGATGACCATCGCGGACAGCGGGAGTGTGAGCAATCTCGTCGACAGCTACATCGGTTACCAAGCCGGGAGCGTCGGCGTGGTGACGGTGAGTGGCAGCGGCTACTGGCAAAACACCGACAGTCTCACCGTGGGCCGTTCCGGCACGGGCACCCTGGCCATCCGCGACAGCGGCAGCGTGGCGGTGGGCGGCACGTATGCCCAGAACGCCGTCTCCACGCTGGCCGTTGCCCTGAGCGGCACGCGCGGGGCGTTCGTCACCGCCGCCGGCGGCACGCTGTCCGGCACGCTGAGCCTGACCGGCCTCGCCGGCGGCACGGCCGCGGCGAAAGCCAGCGAAGTGGCCGGCGACTCGCGCGTCATCATCCACACCACATCGGGCCTCGCGGGCGACTTCGCCACGGTCACGGGCCTGCCGGGCTCCGGCGTGGATTACCTGACCGGCCACGCCGGGGTGGCGGGCACGGACTACGTGGTCGATTACGGCCTGAGCTGGTTCGCCGGCGGCACCTATGCGCACGGCGTCTTCACGCTCGGCAGCGGCAGCAGCTTCGAGGTGGACGTCGCCCTCAGTGACACGGCCGCCAACGCCGCCAAGGGCTGGGACGGCAAGTCGCTGGCCAAGCTCGGCGACGGCACGCTCATCCTCAGCGCGGCCAGCACCCACAGCGGCACGACGCTGGTCGGCGGCGGCACGCTGGCGCTGGCCGACCTGCAAGGCGCGGGCGCGGGCGATGTCTTGAACCACGCCGTGCTGGACCTCGCGGCGTCCGGCACGTTTGCGAACACCCTCGGCGGCACCGGCACGACCGTCCTCAGCGGCACGGGCGTGACCGTGGGCGGGAGCAATGCGCTGTTCGCCGGCGTCTGGGACGTGCGCGGCAGCGGCACGATGACCGCACGGGAAAACCTCGGCGCGGGCGGCACCGCCGCCGTCAACCTCGGCGGCGACCTGTCGCTGGCCCTGGGCGCGGGCGACTACACCTTCGACCACGCCCTTGCCGGGACCGGCACGTTGGCGGTGTCCAACAGCGGCGCGTTTGCCTTCGGCGCGGCCACGGGCACGCACTTCGCCGGCAGCGTGATCGTGCGGGGCAACACCTTTGCCTTGGGCGGGGCGGGCGTCCCGGCCCTGTCGAACGCGACGCTGGTCATCGGCGAGGGCAACGCCACGACCGTGGCCGCGGGCACGCAGCGGATCGGCAACCTGACGCTGGAAAGCGGCACCCTCCGCTTCACCCTGGACGACAGCGGCACGGCGGTCGCGGGCCTGATCGACACCGGCGCGCTGCATGTCGGGGACACCGTGATCGTGGTGGACACGACCGCGTTTGGCGGAAACCTCCTGTCCCTGCTCCAGCAGGACGACGGGCGGGACATCCAGTTGGTGAAGAGCACCAGTCGCACCGGCGCCGCCGCCATCACCGGCGCGCAACTCGTGGACCAGGACGGCCAGCAGCTCGGCGACGCCACCCAGCGCGACATCGTGCAAAACAGCGCGACGACGGCGCTCGGCACCTACGACTTCGCGGCCACGGCCTCGGGCAGCGGCCTCTATCTGGGCTACGAGCTGACGCACCTGCACCTGCTGGACAACCAGACCACCCTGCTGGACCACGACGTCAGCGACCTGCTCAAGCCCGGCGCGGCCGAGCTGCATGCCGTGATCAGCGGCAGCGGCCATCTGGCCGTCAATGCCGACGGCAGCGCGGGCGTGATCACGCTCACCGGCAGCAACAGCTACACCGGCGCGACGCTCGTCACCGGCGGCACCCTGAAACTGGGGACCGGCGGCGCGCTGGGCCGGACCAGCCTGCTCGACCTCGCGGCCGGCGCGGCCGCCGACCTCAACGGCCAGGCCCAGGCCATCGGCGCGTTCAGCGGCTCGGCCGGCTCGGCGCTGCTGGTCAACGGGGGCTCGCTGGGCGTGGACGGCGCGCTCGCGCACTCGGGCACGATCGACCTCGGGGCGGGCGCGCTCACCGCGGGGACGTTCGACGGGCGGAACGGCTCGACCCTCGACTTCGCCGGTGGTGTGGCGACGCTGGCCGGAGGCGGCACGAGCGCGGGCGCGTTGACCGGCGGCGGGACGCTGGCGCTGGCCGGCGGCAACCTGCTCGTCACCGTAGGCAACACCGCGCTGACGGCGAGCACGACCATCGCGGGCAGCGCGACCGCGACCTTGCAACACGTCGCCGGTCTCGGCGTCGGCGGCGCGCTGACCGCCGACGGCCGGCTCATCTTCGCCGCCGCCGCCGGCACGAACCAGAACGCCATCGGCGGCGCGGGCGTGGTGAGCGCGACCAGCGCCGCGAACGTCATCCTCGGCGGCAACAACGCGAACTTCAGCGGCACGTGGGCCATCGCGGCGGACAGTGCGTTCAAGGCCGCCGGCGCCGCCAGCCTGGGCACGGGCAAGGTGGCCGACAGCGGCACGCTTGTCCTCGGGGGAACCACGAATTACGAATTACAAATTACGAATGAGATCAGCGGCGCCGGCGCGCTCGTGAAGGAGGACGCGAACGCCGTGACGATCAGCCACGGCAACACCCATAGCGGGGGCTCGCGGATTGAAAGCGGCACGCTCGCGCTGGGCCACCTCGCGGCCCTCGGCAGCGGTACCGTGACGAATACCGCCGCCGCCACGCTCGCGCTGGACGCTTCCGGCACGTATGCCAACACCACGGCCAACGCCGGGCTGCTCGAAGTGAACGCCGCCGGCGTCGCGCTGGCCGGGGACATCGGCGGCAGCGGCACCAACCGCGTCGCGGCGGGCGCGAGCGCGACGGTGAGCGGCGTCAACACCGCCTTCACGGGCCGGTGGGACATCGTTGGCGAGATGCTGGTGGGCGGGCAGGACCACTTGGGCGGCGCGGCGACGGCGGTGAGCGGCACGCTGCGCATCGAGAGCGGCACCCTGTCCGCGTGGGCCTACGCGAACGCGCTCAGCGGCGGCGGCGTGGTGGCGGCCGGCCTTTCCGGCGGCGCCCTGAGCTTCGCCGCCGCGACCGGCACGGCCTTCACCGGCACGGTGCGGCTGGCGGACACCCGGCTCGACTTCGGCGACGACGCCACCGGCGCGCTCAACGAGCAGGCGCTGAAAAACGCGACCGTGGAAGCCGGCGCGGGCTCGACCGTGCGCCTCGCGCGCAGCGGGACGATTGGCGGGCTGGCGATGACCGGCGGCACCCTGGCCCTCGCGATGGACGGCCTGGAGCCCGCGCACGCCTTCAAAACTGGCACGCTCGCGGTGATGTCCGGCTCCAGCAAAGTGGTTTTTGAAAACTTCGCCTCCGGGACCATGACGCCCGGCGCGCCGTCGCTGCCGCCCGCGACGAATTTCCTCGACCAGGACGGTCCCGGCGCCGGGGCGGTCAGGCTGCTCGCCGCCGACACCGTCGCGCAGGAAGGCCAGATGGCGATCGTGCGCGAGGACGGCAGCGCGATCGGCGCCGGGCAAAAGATCGACTACGACGGCGTGGTGATCGCGAGCTACGACTACGCGGCCTTCGCCAGCGCGACGAACGCCGCGACCGGCCAGGGCGCGGGCCTGTATTACGACTACCTGCTCACCGAGCTGGACATCCAGCAGGGCAAGACGCTCACGCTCGACGACGCCGGCGCGGCCGACACCGTGCTCGACGCGCGGGTCACCGGTTCGGGCCACCTGCAAATCAGCGCCACGGGCGCCATCACGCTGGGCAACAGCGCCAACGACTACACTGGCGCGACCCTCGTCGCCGGCGGCACGCTCATTACCGGCGCCAGCGGCGCGCTCGGCGCCACGTCGTTGCTGTCCCTTTCGTCCCTTGCGTCCCTCGACCTCAACGCCACGGCGCAAACCCTCGGCGCGCTCGACACCGCCGCCGGCTCGACGCTCGCGCTGGACACGGGCACGCTTGCCATCGTCAATGGCGGCACCGCCGCCGGCGCGCTCACCGGCTCCGGCCTGCTGGAACTGCAAGGCGGCACGCTGACCGTCACCGCGGCGAACCCCGGACTGGGCGCCGGCATCGCGATTGCCGCGCCCGCCACCGCGGACCTGAAGCACGCGGGCGCGCTGGGCGGCGGAACCATCGCGCTGGACGGCACGCTCAAGCTCGACCTCGCGCCCGCCGCGTCGGGCACCTTCGCCAACGCGCTCGCCGGGGCCGGCAGCCTGCTCAAAACGGGCGGCGGCACTGCCGTCATCGTGACCACCAACACCGGCTTCACGGGCGCGGCCCGCGTCGCGGACGGCCGCCTCGTGCTCGAAAATCTCTCCGCGCTCGGCGCCGCGCCCGTGAGCGTGGACGCCGGCGCGACCCTCGAATACCGCAACGTGGGCGGCGCGATGGGCAATGTCGTGTCTGGCCCGGGCACGCTGGCGATCACGACCAGCGGCTCGTTCGCCATCGCGCACGACAACGCGGTCGCGAACGTCGGGCTGACCGGGGCGGCGGTGTATCTGGGCGCCACCGGCGCGCTTGGCGGCAGCACCGCGAGCGTGGTCGCCGACGCCCATTCCGCGATCTGGCTGGCCGTTGACAACGCGCGGCTGGGCGCCACGACGCTCAACGGCGCGAAACTCGGCTTCGTTCACTCCGGCTCGGCTTTCAGGAAGGCGACCCTCGCGGGGCTCGCGGGCGACAATGCCACGCTGGTGTTCAATGCCGACTTCACCGGCGTCTCCGGCCTGAAGGGCGGCGGCGAGGTGGCCGACCACATTACAATCACCGGCGGGAGTGCCGCGAGCGCGCACACCGTCGAGGTCAACGCACTCGGCGGCCTGCCCGGCAACGGCGAAGCCGCGATCCCGCTCATCGCCGACGGCGGCCTGGCGGTTTACCGGCTGGCCGGCGGCAGGCTCGACTTTGGCCTGATGCAGTTCGAGTTCGCGCGAGGCGGCGAAGCGGACAGCAGCCTGGGCCTGGACCCGGACCAATGGTATTTGTTCAGCACCGGCCTTTCCGATGCGGCGGACGCGATCATCAACACCGCGTCGATCCTGGGCAAGGACTGGCACTACGCGCTCGATACGCTGTATCTGCGCCTGGGCGAAGTGAGAGCCGAGTATCTGCCCGCCGCCGGCCCCGTAGGGCCTGACCTTGTGTCAGGCCGCGAGCACACTGCCGCATCCGCCCGCCCCCTCGCCAATCGCGGCGCGACGCAAGGTCGCGCCCTACAGCATGCCCCGACTGGCAACGTGTGGGTGAGGGCGCGCGGCTACCACCTCACCGCGGGCAATGAACTTTCCGGCCGCGGCTTTGAGCAATATGCCTACGGGGTGACCGCCGGCGGCGACAAAGCCTTCCTCGCGGAGAACAGCGTGAACCTGGTCGGCGGCTTTGTGGACATGGGCCGGATTGATCGCGACTTCGACGGCGCGGACAACACCGGCGGGACCGGCAGCGTCTCGGTCGGGCTTTACGGCACCTGGCTGCACGGCAACGGCTGGTATGCGGACCTGGTTTTCAAGGCCGACCGCTACAAGCACAGCCTCGACGTGCGCACGGCCGGCGGGCGGACGGTGAGCGCGGATTACGACAGCGAGGCCCAGGGCGTGTCGCTGGAGCTTGGCCGCCGCCTGGAGCGCGGCAACGGCTGGTGGGTGGAGCCGGCGGTGCGGGCGAGCGTGGCCTGGCTGAACGGCGCGAGTTACCGCACGAGCCCGGAGAACGTGGCGCTTGAGGTGAAGGTGGACGCCTCCCGCGCCGCGCAATACCGCGGGGCGGTGCGTTTCGGCAAACGGCTCCGCGACTCGCGCTGGGCGCCCTACGGCAAGTTCGGGATGGTGAAGAGCGACACCGACGGCGGCGCGATCCACGCGCACGACCGCGAGTTCGAGCCCGATTACGACGGCTGGCGTTTCGAGGCGGGCCTGGGCGCGGGCTACCTCGTCAACGAGCGCAGCCAGGTGTATTTCGATTATGAATACGGAAAGGCCGCGAACTACGAGCGTCCCTGGGCGTTCAACCTCGGCTACCGCCGCCTCTGGTAA